The following proteins are co-located in the Triticum aestivum cultivar Chinese Spring chromosome 1A, IWGSC CS RefSeq v2.1, whole genome shotgun sequence genome:
- the LOC123060294 gene encoding BTB/POZ and MATH domain-containing protein 1 — MSSPIACVGEPSGSASAIVATSARGYHTLKIDGYCCTKATPTGEFLQSSQFFVGGHCWRIYYFPNGMDSETADYISFYLKLDEIATEGVKTMFTINFAKVAEKRLSWPWASTTGYVFGGKQMWGCPKFVKREDLEKSEHLKDDSFTIRCDIAVVHDICTKQTSAPKFVFVPPPELNQHLGDLLKTEKGADVVFEVGGERIAAHRCVLASRSPVFSAELFGMMKEGDTASVIHIDDLEAQVFKELLYFAYTDSLREAKEEEEDIMCQHLLVAADRYNMERLKLICEEKLCKYIDTGSVPTILALAEQYHCHGLKKACFDFLSCPAHRRAVVATEGFQNLCKSFPSLVMELIAMPLPP, encoded by the coding sequence ATGTCTTCCCCCATCGCTTGTGTCGGTGAGCCGTCGGGATCCGCCTCTGCCATTGTCGCCACCTCAGCGAGAGGATATCATACCCTCAAGATCGACGGTTACTGCTGCACCAAGGCGACCCCCACGGGTGAGTTCCTCCAATCCAGTCAATTCTTTGTCGGCGGCCATTGCTGGCGCATCTACTATTTCCCCAATGGCATGGACTCCGAAACAGCAGATTATATTTCCTTTTACCTCAAGCTCGATGAAATTGCAACCGAGGGTGTGAAGACGATGTTCACTATTAATTTTGCCAAGGTGGCTGAGAAGCGACTGTCATGGCCGTGGGCATCCACAACTGGATATGTTTTTGGTGGTAAGCAAATGTGGGGCTGTCCAAAGTTCGTCAAGAGGGAGGATTTGGAGAAGTCGGAGCATCTCAAGGACGATTCTTTCACAATCAGGTGTGACATTGCCGTCGTCCATGACATCTGCACCAAACAGACCAGCGCTCCAAAGTTTGTCTTTGTGCCCCCACCCGAGCTGAATCAGCACCTCGGTGATCTCCTCAAGACTGAGAAGGGCGCTGACGTTGTGTTTGAGGTAGGCGGTGAGAGGATTGCTGCACACCGGTGTGTGCTCGCGTCGCGATCTCCAGTCTTCAGCGCGGAGCTCTTTGGCATGATGAAGGAGGGCGACACAGCCAGTGTCATACACATAGATGACTTGGAGGCACAGGTTTTCAAGGAGTTGCTCTACTTCGCCTACACTGATTCATTGCGAGaggcaaaagaagaagaggaagatatcATGTGTCAGCATCTGCTCGTTGCGGCGGACAGGTATAACATGGAGAGGCTAAAGCTGATTTGCGAGGAAAAATTATGCAAGTACATTGATACAGGCTCTGTTCCGACCATTCTAGCACTTGCTGAGCAGTACCACTGCCACGGGTTGAAGAAGGCATGCTTTGATTTTCTCAGCTGCCCGGCACATCGGAGGGCAGTCGTGGCCACTGAGGGCTTCCAGAATTTGTGTAAGAGCTTCCCTTCTCTTGTGATGGAGCTGATTGCCATGCCCTTGCCACCTTAG